AAATAAGGCACGGTAATATGCAGCTTTAAACTCTAAACTAATCAGTGGAAGCAATTCATGGTCAAAATCTATTTTCTCTGCGTTTGCAATAGCCATGTGAATGTGCTCCTCATTGAAAAAGTAAAGCTTTGGCTCAGGCAGGCCATAAGTATTGCCACGCGGAATCATAGGCAAACCTGATTTGGAAAAAGGGAAAATTGTTTCGGGTTCATTACCAGAGGGAATGTAGTTCAGCATTCCATTCTCAGCTTGCTCAAACTGCCCCCCTTTTCCTTCGCTCAAAGCCAAACATGCATCGATGAAAGTCAACCCCATGCCCTTTATTATTACTTTTTTATTAGATTGAACCTTGTTCAATTTTGAACTGACCGGATAGATAAAATCTACGTAGCCGAGTTTACTCACATACTGATCGGAGTTTTGATTGGGGTGACCTGAAGCTATTAGAACAGTAGAAATACCCGATAAAAACTGATCTGAACCAGCCTTCCCTTTCCAATGAATTCTAAAATCCCCCTGCTCTTCCTTCAGATCGAAAACCTCTCCTTCATGGCAGTAAATCTCACAGTTCGAAGGAGCAGCATCTACCAATCTCCTAAAACCATCTTTGAGATACCGTCCTACCAGTGCTCTCGGAGAAAAATCACTAGTCTTACAGGATGAACAATGATCAAATTTAATCTTTAGCCAGTCAGAATACCCTGTGGTCCTGGATACTATAGATTTTGGTTCCTGCTCTGTCCACATATTGATATATCCATTGGAATAGTTCATCAGCAGGTATTCCGGTTGATCTGTGCGGTAAATGTCGCCTGCACCAAATGAGTCAGTTTTATTGAATAGATGTATTTCAATAGGTAGTTTACGTTCAATGCAATTGAGATGTGCAAGGGCCCGTTCTAAGCCATATAGGCCTTTAGGTCCACTACCTATTATTGCTATTTTAAAGGACTCTCGTTCTTTCATCAAAGTGTATAATTTCAGAAGATATGAAAATTAGTTCTCCGGTTTTTAACCAGCAGCCTAAAGAAATAAGGATTGAAGTGCTGAGAAACGAGCACCGAACCTCTGACCTTTGTCCTAGCTACGATTTGCCGCTTCTTTTCCTTAATTGTTTTTGTCATTGGCTGCAGTGCGGATAATCGTTATTGGAATTGACCTTAGGCTACCTCGTAGCAACTTTCTAAGATGTTTTCTTTCACCCATTCCTCATTGTAGATAGTATCCAGATACCGCTCTCCCCGATCACAGAGAATTATAGCTACTTTGGAGTTACGGGGGATTTTATCAGAATATTTCTCCAATGCCGAGATTACTGCTCCGGAAGAGCCCCCACAGAGCATGGCTTCAGCATCCATTAACCTATGGCAGCCAATGACACACTCCTGATCATCTACATGGACTACATCATGAACTAATTCCTCTTTGAGAAATTGAGACTTACGTCCAGCACCATGTCCGGGGATTTTCCTTTCTCTAGGTGCCGAACTGAAGATTGCACTTCCAGCAGCATCAACGCCTATCACTTTAGTGCGAAGCTGATTGGTACGAATATACTCAGCACAGCCCATCAATGTACCGCAGGTGCTGGTTGCCGCAAAGAGATAATCTGGAGCTTGCCCGAGATCCCTGGTTATTTCCCGCATAGTCTGCACATGGGCTGCGGGATTTTGCGGGTTTCCATATTGGTTTGGCCAAAAGCTCCTCGGATTTTCCTCCAATAACTCTTGAACACGATCCAGCCTTGCCTGCAAAAACCCTCCTTCTTCAGCAGGCCGAGTGACCTGGGAAATTCCTGCACCATAGGCTTTTAGTATTTTCAGTGTTTGCTGATTGACCATGGGATCCACTACTACCTGCAGCTTCATTCC
This genomic window from Algoriphagus sp. TR-M9 contains:
- the sbnA gene encoding 2,3-diaminopropionate biosynthesis protein SbnA, with protein sequence MATNFHSNILDTIAQTPLVQLSRLGTAFQLFAKLEAFNPGGSIKDRTALQLIRHAITHFGLKKGDTVVESSSGNMAIGLAQACKFFGMKLQVVVDPMVNQQTLKILKAYGAGISQVTRPAEEGGFLQARLDRVQELLEENPRSFWPNQYGNPQNPAAHVQTMREITRDLGQAPDYLFAATSTCGTLMGCAEYIRTNQLRTKVIGVDAAGSAIFSSAPRERKIPGHGAGRKSQFLKEELVHDVVHVDDQECVIGCHRLMDAEAMLCGGSSGAVISALEKYSDKIPRNSKVAIILCDRGERYLDTIYNEEWVKENILESCYEVA
- a CDS encoding FAD/NAD(P)-binding protein — its product is MKERESFKIAIIGSGPKGLYGLERALAHLNCIERKLPIEIHLFNKTDSFGAGDIYRTDQPEYLLMNYSNGYINMWTEQEPKSIVSRTTGYSDWLKIKFDHCSSCKTSDFSPRALVGRYLKDGFRRLVDAAPSNCEIYCHEGEVFDLKEEQGDFRIHWKGKAGSDQFLSGISTVLIASGHPNQNSDQYVSKLGYVDFIYPVSSKLNKVQSNKKVIIKGMGLTFIDACLALSEGKGGQFEQAENGMLNYIPSGNEPETIFPFSKSGLPMIPRGNTYGLPEPKLYFFNEEHIHMAIANAEKIDFDHELLPLISLEFKAAYYRALFHSYSLDFSEWGDVAKLEVVIDEFHERYPEECRFEFEQFLRELPSSDLSRDAHLQQLIAQYIAAAETGPESNPIAAVSAVWRSMCELFNKLYRFGRLKPESHQLFDEKYAGHLNRISYGPPIQNMKKILALAKAGIIDFSFCKCPEIEFEPEFKLSSKDGKSTISEYFIDARIPKSCLVDSSSELYMNMMKQGLVRPYVNRMVGKLDYKPGCLDINEQGHPLDEKELPNPKLTFIGTPTEGLTYDNDTLSRNRNDFVSNWGKEVSQLYMDYSQRITHSSSKTHFHESLT